The sequence AATGGTTTCTCTCTAACGTCATTCAACAACTTCAGGCGAGCGATCCCAATCTTGAATCGCTGGTTTTCACCGTTCCGGTGGATAGTTTTGAGGCATATCGGCTGTGGCTGACCCAGGTGTGCCAGTCGCTTCAGGTGGAGCAAGTCCGAATGCTCGATGAGCCAACCGCAGCAGCTTTAGGCTATGGCTTGCAGAATCAGGGAACGATTTTAGTTGTTGACTTTGGGGGTGGAACGCTGGATATGTCGCTGGTACGGCTAGAAGGCGATAAACGGAACCCCGAAAAGAAACCATTGGGCTTTTTGCTCAAGTTTGGGCAGAAGGTTTTAGAGGAGTCGGCACAGCGTCCAAAACTGGCACGAGTTTTAGCAAAAGCAGGGCAAAATCTGGGTGGTTCTGATATCGATAACTGGATTGTTGATTACTTCACCCAAACTCAGGAACTCGCCTGCACACCCCTGACGCTTCGACTTGCCGAACGCCTGAAAATTCAGCTTTCCCAACAGACTGAAGCCACTGAAGTTTATTTTAACGACGAAACGTTTGAGAGCTACGAGCTTCAGATGAGCCGCGATCGGTTCAACCAACTCCTGACCGAGCACCAGTTTTTCGAGCGCCTGGATGCCTCAATGACCCAGGTCCTTCAGCAGGCACAGCGACAGGGGTTAATCACAAACGAGATCGATGCTGTTTTACTGGTCGGTGGAACGGCTCAGATTCCTGCCGTCAAAACCTGGATCGAGCAATATTTTCCTGTGGAAAAGATCCGATCGGACAAACCATTTGAGGCGATTGCTCAAGGCGCGCTCCAGATTCAGCAGGGCATCGAAGTCAGGGATTACCTCTATCACAGCTACGGCATCCGCTATTGGGATCGGCGAAATAACTGTCATGGCTGGCATCCCTTGATCAAGCAAGGACAACCGTACCCAATGGATCGTCCCGTTGAGCTGTTTTTGGGTGCTTCGATCGAAAGCCAGCCCAGCATTGAGCTGATCATCGGCGAACTCGGACAGGAAACGGGCGCAACTGAAGTCTTTTTTGACGGCGATCGCCTGGTGACTCGGACGGTGAGTGGCGGCACACCCATTGTCAAACCGTTGAACGATCAGGGAGCTGCCCGCACGATCGCTCAACTCAAACCACCCGGATACCCTGGCAGCGATCGAATTAAAGTCTTGTTTCGGGTTGATGAATCTCGTTTTCTGCGAATCACGGTCGAGGATATTTTGACGGCTGAAACGTTGTTAGACGATCGAGCGGTTGTGCAATTGAGCTGAGGATTGAGTTGATGATTTAACGATGCACCACGACTGGAGTGCCGATCGTTGCCCAGTTAAACAACCAGCGAGCATGATCCACTGCAACATTGACGCAGCCATGACTGACAGGCGTGCCAAAACTGCGATGCCAATATGCGCCGTGAATGGCATAACCACCGTCGTAGTACATGGTGTAAGGCACATCAGGCACATCATAATCATCTCCCTGCATTCGCGTGGTGCGGTGCTTTGACTGGATCTCGAATGCGCCTGGAAGCGTGGGGTGTGCGCTCGTTCCAGTAGAGATGACAACTGCATAAACGGGAGTCCGTCCTTCCCAGGCAATCAAGCGTTGGCGGGAGAGATTAACTTCAATCCAGCGAGTTCCGGTTCGCTTAAGCGCAGACATCGCTTGAGTCGTCGAACTATATGCCTGAACGGAAGCCGGAATCAGAGGAACCGTGACGATCGCCAGACTCAACGCCAAACCCACAATTGTACTGGCAGAAATCGTACTGACAGAAATCGATCGACGCAACAAAAACCGAGGCAGGGATACCATAAGCGCAAAGCCTCCTGGGGCAATGCCCAACTCTCTTTTTAGAATAATTTCGATAAGGTAAAAAAAGTAGCTCGAGAACTCCGAGATACAAAAAGAATCGTGAAGTGACTGGAGTTCAATCTTTTTGAAGATAGATGCCTTTTTTGGCTACAAAAGCATGACTGTCAATTCCAGAAATCTGAATAAATCGCGTTAGAGTCAAAGGAATGTCGATCGATCAGAGCTTTATGAACCAGGAATCTTTGCGAATGCAGGTCGTTCAGTCTCCCATCATTCCGATCGTTGGGGAACTGATTCGCAATCATCCGGGCACTATTTCACTCGGTCAGGGTGTGGTGTATTATGGGCCACCAGCGCAGGCGATCGAACAGATCAGCGAATTTTTGGCTCATCCTAATAATCATAAGTATCAATCGATCGAGGGGATTCCATCGCTTCAGGAAGCCATCAAAACCAAACTAAAAACTGATAATCATATTGCAATTACTGAGGCAAATCGGATTGTTGTCACCGCAGGCAGCAATATGGGATTTATGAATGCGCTGCTAGCGATCGCTGATCCAGGTGATGAAGTGATTTTGCAAACGCCTTATTACTTCAACCATGAAATGGCGATTATGATGGCAAACTGTCATCCAGTGATGGTTCCTACTGATGAAAACTATCAGCTTTCGGTCGAGCGGATCAAACAAGCCATTACGCCGAAGACTAAAGCGATCGTTACCATCTCACCGAACAACCCAACAGGAGCCGTTTATCCAGAAGCTGCTTTACGTGAAGTGAACGCAATCTGTCGAGAAAGAGGCATTTATCACATCACAGATGAAGCCTACGAGTATTTTACTTATGATGGCGTTTCTCATTTCTCTCCGGGTTCAATTCCTGATAGTGAGCCATATACAATCTCATTGTTTAGCTTGTCTAAAGCCTATGGTTTTGCAAGTTGGCGCATTGGCTATATGGTGATTCCAGAACATCTCTATACAGCGGTCAAAAAGATTCAGGATACGATCGTCATTTGCGCTTCTGTGGTTTCTCAGTATGCAGCAGTTGGAGCATTACAGGTCGGCGCAGATTATTGTCGAGAAAAGTTAGCAACAATTGCTCAAGTGCGTCAAATTTGCCTTAAGGAACTTTCTACAATTCAAGATATTTGTACGATTCCGCCAGCAACAGGAGCATTCTATTTTTTGCTGAAGTTACATACACCACTGATTCCTATGACTGTAATTGAGCAATTAGTGAAAGAGTATCAGGTGGCTGCGCTTCCCGGCTCTGCTTTTGGTTTAACCGATGGCTGTTATTTACGAATTGGTTATGGTGCACTGCAACCTAAAACTGCCGCTGAGGGAATGCGACGATTAGTCCAGGGAATTCGGGCGATCGTGGGGTAGAGATCAATTGAATTCTGATCGATTACATTCTGATAGTCTGTTTTCGGTTGGGCTGAATCGAAGGACGTCTTGAAATTATCTTGTTCTCGCAAAAATTTAATGTGTTTTAATTAAAGAAAACTGGCGGTGTAAAATCATCAGCCTTAACACTATGGCAACCTTTCCAACCGATTTCCTGTGGGGAGCCGCCACTGCATCCTATCAAGTTGAGGGAGCCTATCAACAGGATGGGAAAGGACTATCGATTTGGGATGTCTATTCTCATTTACCTGGCACAACTTATCAGGGAACAAACGGAGATATTGCTGCAGACCATTACAACCGATATCAGGAAGACGTTCGGTTAATGGCTGAACTGGGGCTGCGCTCTTACCGATTTTCGATCGCCTGGGCAAGAATTTTTCCGAACGGAATTGGAGAGATTAATCCCGAAGGAATTGCATTTTACAATCGCTTAATTGACGAGTTACTGAAATACAATATTGTCCCGTTTGCCACGCTTTATCACTGGGACTTGCCCCAGGCTTTACAAAACATTGGCGGTTGGGAGAATCGAGACGTTGCTGATGCATTCACCACCTATGCCAGAACTTGTTTTGAGCAGTTTGGTGATCGGGTCAAATACTGGATCACCTTCAATGAAGTGATTAATTTCATCATGCTCGGCTATCGGGATGGCATTCATCCGCCTGGAGTCAAGGATGAACGGAGAGCCGTTGAAGTGACCCATATTGTCAATGTTGCCCATGCAAAAGCAGTCGTTGAATATAGAAAATTAGTCTATGATAAAAAAATTCTAAACGGCAAGATTGGGATTGCCCATGTCCTGTTACCCGGATTTTCAATCAGTGATCAGGAGGAAGACATCCAGGCATACGAAAACTACGAAGCGATGGATCATCACTGGTTTTATGACCCTGTTCTGCGAGGAGAATATCCTCAGTTGATGTGGGAGTACTACCAAAATAAATGGGGTGCTCCGACGGTATTAGAGGATGACTGGTCGCTTTTGAAGCGAGCGCAGATTGACTTTATTGGAGTGAACTACTATCAGAGTACATTTCTGGCACACAACCCAATGAATGGAGTCGGTGCGACCGCGTTGAACACAACGGGTGAAAAAGGAAGCCAAAAAGAAAGTGGTATTCCCGGACTGTTCAAGAGAGTCATTAATCCTAATATTGAGTACACCGATTGGGACTGGGCGATCTATCCGGAAGGTCTATATGAAGGCATGAAACGGATTCAGAAAAGATATGGAAATATTCCAATCGTGATTACTGAAAATGGAATAGGAGCAAAAGATCCGATCGCCGAGAGTGGAGAGATTTTAGATTCTCCTCGGATTGAATACCTGAAGCAGCATATTCTTGCCTGTCAGCGGGCGATCGACGATGGCATTCCTTTGTTTGGCTACTTTGCCTGGTCTTATATTGATTTGTTGAGCTGGTTAAATGGCTACCAAAAACAGTATGGATTTGTTTATGTCGATCGAGAAAAAGCATTAGAGCGGCGGAAAAAACAAAGCTATTTTTGGTATGAAAGGGTGATTCAAACTAATGGAGAAGAACTTTAAAGAAATCCTTCTGTTTTCTCAAGGATTACAGATCTGTCGATCGCTTTCTTTTAGCCTGGGATTCGTTTTGAGGTAGTCGTGCAGCTGCTCGCACCCTTGCTGCAATAAGTTAGGCAGATTGAGATCCCAAACAATCACATTTCCTGCTTCATCACCACTAATGAGTTTGCGATCGTCAGCGCTAAATTCAACGCTATTGATCCGGCTACGATGCCCTAAGAGTGTTTTAAGCAGCGTTCCATCTGCCATTGACCAAAGCTTAATTGTGCCATCGGCGCTACTCGAAGCCAGCGTTCTACCATTCGCACTAAAGTCTAAGCTAACGACACCCCC is a genomic window of Trichocoleus sp. containing:
- a CDS encoding pyridoxal phosphate-dependent aminotransferase produces the protein MNQESLRMQVVQSPIIPIVGELIRNHPGTISLGQGVVYYGPPAQAIEQISEFLAHPNNHKYQSIEGIPSLQEAIKTKLKTDNHIAITEANRIVVTAGSNMGFMNALLAIADPGDEVILQTPYYFNHEMAIMMANCHPVMVPTDENYQLSVERIKQAITPKTKAIVTISPNNPTGAVYPEAALREVNAICRERGIYHITDEAYEYFTYDGVSHFSPGSIPDSEPYTISLFSLSKAYGFASWRIGYMVIPEHLYTAVKKIQDTIVICASVVSQYAAVGALQVGADYCREKLATIAQVRQICLKELSTIQDICTIPPATGAFYFLLKLHTPLIPMTVIEQLVKEYQVAALPGSAFGLTDGCYLRIGYGALQPKTAAEGMRRLVQGIRAIVG
- a CDS encoding GH1 family beta-glucosidase, whose product is MATFPTDFLWGAATASYQVEGAYQQDGKGLSIWDVYSHLPGTTYQGTNGDIAADHYNRYQEDVRLMAELGLRSYRFSIAWARIFPNGIGEINPEGIAFYNRLIDELLKYNIVPFATLYHWDLPQALQNIGGWENRDVADAFTTYARTCFEQFGDRVKYWITFNEVINFIMLGYRDGIHPPGVKDERRAVEVTHIVNVAHAKAVVEYRKLVYDKKILNGKIGIAHVLLPGFSISDQEEDIQAYENYEAMDHHWFYDPVLRGEYPQLMWEYYQNKWGAPTVLEDDWSLLKRAQIDFIGVNYYQSTFLAHNPMNGVGATALNTTGEKGSQKESGIPGLFKRVINPNIEYTDWDWAIYPEGLYEGMKRIQKRYGNIPIVITENGIGAKDPIAESGEILDSPRIEYLKQHILACQRAIDDGIPLFGYFAWSYIDLLSWLNGYQKQYGFVYVDREKALERRKKQSYFWYERVIQTNGEEL
- a CDS encoding L,D-transpeptidase gives rise to the protein MVSLPRFLLRRSISVSTISASTIVGLALSLAIVTVPLIPASVQAYSSTTQAMSALKRTGTRWIEVNLSRQRLIAWEGRTPVYAVVISTGTSAHPTLPGAFEIQSKHRTTRMQGDDYDVPDVPYTMYYDGGYAIHGAYWHRSFGTPVSHGCVNVAVDHARWLFNWATIGTPVVVHR
- a CDS encoding Hsp70 family protein yields the protein MVYAIDFGTSNTVVVRWNPVTQQAETVTLSEIAQRLAENPPLVPSLLFVEDASQGNVVIGQQVRDRGLNLGSSSRFFRNFKRGIGTELQGFLPELDDRIVTFEQVGQWFLSNVIQQLQASDPNLESLVFTVPVDSFEAYRLWLTQVCQSLQVEQVRMLDEPTAAALGYGLQNQGTILVVDFGGGTLDMSLVRLEGDKRNPEKKPLGFLLKFGQKVLEESAQRPKLARVLAKAGQNLGGSDIDNWIVDYFTQTQELACTPLTLRLAERLKIQLSQQTEATEVYFNDETFESYELQMSRDRFNQLLTEHQFFERLDASMTQVLQQAQRQGLITNEIDAVLLVGGTAQIPAVKTWIEQYFPVEKIRSDKPFEAIAQGALQIQQGIEVRDYLYHSYGIRYWDRRNNCHGWHPLIKQGQPYPMDRPVELFLGASIESQPSIELIIGELGQETGATEVFFDGDRLVTRTVSGGTPIVKPLNDQGAARTIAQLKPPGYPGSDRIKVLFRVDESRFLRITVEDILTAETLLDDRAVVQLS